The region tttttgattgtcATGCAGCTACGTTAGTTAGCACCTTAGCTTGTTAAATAACCTTAAGGTTAGAGCTAAACAGCtgcattttatataaatattgttaattattgaatatactataatatataatactaatatatatatatactattcttattctacaaacaaaaaggcttgaatgtatatttaataatatttgtgaCTGTGATATAAACCTGGATCTTTTGTTGTTGCCCTATTTGTATACTGCATCTATATTAAGTCCTGTTGTCATACATATAGTGTAATGTAttgatatatacagtaccagtcaaaagttaggACACACCTtgtcattcaatggtttttctttctttctttctttctttttttctacagtgtagattaatattgaaggcatccaaactatgaaggaacacatatggaattatgtggtaaacaaacaaaagctcaacaaaccagaatatgttttatattttagattcttcaaagtagttgaatgagaaggtgtgtccacacttcagactggtactgtatctgtgATCATACATGTCAGCGCTCTCATCCACAGCAAGATAATACGTAATGAAGTATTTCCCCCTTTCCATCAACTGTGAAAGCCCGTGTTTTCAGAGTTTACTTTTCGTTGAGCCATTCCTTTGGGAGtcttatataaatgtaattctaTTCCTATTTACCGGAGGGCCAACATGATATTTTCTTTtggccttgagtttgacacatgtgcTTTGGATGCAGTTGGGGCAGTGAATAGACTATTCACCCCACTCATTTATCAGAGAAAGCCAAAGGGACAAATTATCTTTGAATACATAGTATACCTCTGTATTCCCTCTAGTTCTGTACAAAAAGCTGTCCTGCTACCAAAACAAGGCCTGCATTTTCGCAACATCGATATCGGTCGATAGGTGGCGCCAAAGGGTCACTTGTAAATGTTTGGGTCTTTTGCTGTTTTCACATTAGTAGTTAATCTGATGCAAAGTTTTAGATGTTCTGTCCTGAGCTGAAACGATTTATTAATCAATAAGTCAATTGACCGAAAATGAAATAGCTACATTTTTAgttatcatttttgttattttaggcAAAAGGcctgaaatgaaatgataatcTGCCTTATATATGCAAAGTTTTAGATGTTCTGTcctatatatgatatatatatatatatatatatatatatatatatatatatatatatatatatatatataatgttttacattattaaatagaATATCTTTTGGTTTGGGACTGTAATGGgatgttttgatcttttttctgATATTGGATGGTGTACATGGTGTATATATACACCATGTACaccatacatatatatagcCAATTACTAGCCACTTAATCAAGAAAAGAATTGATAGATTGatagataaagaaaatagtAATTCATAGGAGCCCTATTTTTGTCACAAACAAGGGCTAGCAAgatacataatacataaaacacataattgTAGCCTAtgtatttttcccttttttcttgttaattACCGTATTATTCCACCAAGaaatgtaaagatttttttagaatatttaaCAAGAATAATTCAGTTGCAGGTACATATTGtcttaaaatatacatattatcCCCAGCCAGCAGTTGACAGTATTAACTGTATTAATCATTGTCAGTGAAAGAACTTCAGTTTTGTTCAGGGCCTTTGGTAGGACTCATTACTTTTGATAAAGGCACGGCTGTCTTACAGATCAAACATGTGACCTTTGAGTTGCAAGAGCGAGGCCTCAATGATCGAACACTGTTGGATCTTATACTGCAGTTATGTGGCACAGATAGACTCATTCATTTCCAATCTTACTAATCCAAACAGATCAGCATGTGACATTGCCACCTAGTGATCAAAGGTAAGGCAATCACTGcaaattatttgaattattgagCTGAGTTAAAAATGCTATGTGCTGCTAATTACAGTCAATAAAGTATAAAATGGTAGAAAAAGTATacagggtcaaagttcaagtaACGTTTCATCAGTTTACAACAGCTGGTAAAACACTGCCGAAAGTATaattaagcttttattttatcattatccACACCTAAAATACATGATGTGTTGAAACGTCTCCTCATATTGGATTCTGTCTGGCCCGTCATTCAATCACACCACAACAGCCAGTCTCCATCTTCCAGGACACTGCACATGCTAGTGGGAGGTATTAGCAGCTTTTAACCTGTCAGAGGCAGTTTATAATTGGCACCGTGTCTAGTAACTGCAGTATAGTGACACAGCTCTCACCCCATGATGCAATTAAATCATTAGCCACTGGCTAAAAGTGTACAAGTACAGACGTTGGATATACCGTGTTGACCATTTGAGTATGGATACAAAAGCTGCAGTATTTACACAATTATGGTCACATTTTCTGGTTAATTACATTGGCCAGAATAATCAACAGGTGCAAGTACTGATTCATTGTGTGttctgtaatgtgatggtggaTTTCCATTACCTGCTGTGAGGTAAAAGTGCTCTCTTAAGACCTTATTCTGCCTCATGCAGTCAGCAGGTTCGCAAAATCTTTAACCTAATCCCTCTTAGGACAAGACTTCTCAAATCTGATTAGGTAGGCTGCTTGCAAACGAGAAAGAGTTCAAGCAACCTGTGGTATCTGTTTGGTGTGGTAAAGATTTACCAATACAATTTCACTTAGAGAGTTCATATAACTTCAGGAACTTTCACCACCTTCGTCCTCATTCTTTAATTATTCTGGTGCTCACTAATCCTTTGACTGTACCATTCACTCAGTTACTTTGTATTTTAGTGCGAATAACAAAAGATATCTTTATGgatgatgattaaaaaagtattttggaaaaaaaatgaatttttctTTTGGACCTACAGGATACATTTATTATGGTGTAAAAGTTGACCAAATAAAATTGAAACCTTactatttcagaaaaaaaaaaaatattgacatacATTTGTGATTGGATCTCATTCTGATAAAAGTTCAGTCTGCTGTGGTAAAGTTGCCTGTGTTTACTACATTTGTTACCTTGCTATGCTGATTAAATGTGAGCAAAGATTAAGCAAATTGGCCATGATGTTGCAGGTCCCAAAATAGCCCTCCGACGCCACTGAGAGGCTTTGACCAGCACTCTGAGGAATAACGGAGGCAGCCTTTCTGCTGTTTTAGCCGCCGTAATTAAGCTGAAATGTGAGATATACGGTAAGTCTTGTTGATTTAATTTCTGTTGACATGTGTGTGAATTTATTAAGTATCTACTGGGTGTAATTAGTTGAATTAGTTTATATGTTTCAGGTACGTATGGCCTCTTTCTAAATCTGTGTCTTCATCTAGACTTGTTGTATTGTTCACAGTAACACTTTTAACAGGAAAGACGTAGAAcctgttataaaaaaacattgttcctCAGACTATTTTCTCTTTACTGCAGATTATTGTACAAGTTATGGGACATCTAAAACAAGTTTAACCAACAGAGGCTCTGTGTTCTTATATAAGGTGTTATCTCTTAATGTACAAATTATGCTCTTTTCTACCGTGCTGTATTTACACCTGTACTTTTATTATGCAACTAAAACATCAACAACACCCATTCTATTTGttattacattaatataaatctacaaaatacattaagatatatatcattttacatGCAAActatatgtactgtatgcatATAGTTTAAGAATATTAATGTGCatttaatgattaaatgtaCAATATCATCTACAATGTATACACATAATTTACTGATCACACACAGTATGACAGCATTTCTTTAGTAAAAATATGATAATGTGCAGCTGCTTCATGCATGTCTCTAGTTAACTTTATACCTAAAGATGTGTGTGCTCATGTGGGTTTTCCATTTTAAGATGATGGAAGAATCTTACAAAACTCTCACCATCTCTAAACACTGTTCAACTGGATCTTAGAAGTTTTCATTaacaatgttttcaaaatcaCTGCAAGACAATTTGGAGACCCGACCCCCTCCAAAGACATATAGAATGATTCTTTAGAGTTTACTGAGTTTAGTACTGTATTTGGGCAGGATTTCTGCCTAAATACATATGTTTGACCCTGTGTTTGGCACACCTTGTGTTTGACCCTGTGTTTGGCACACCTTGTGTTTGACCCTGTGTTTGACACACCCTGTGTTTTACACAGCACCATGTCCCACACCAGCATAGAAGCATTAACTATTACATAAGTTGGcgtgcattttcttttgccaagAAGCAGCGTCAGTCCTAATGGGCTTCACAAACAGCACCTGAACAAAGCAGAATtagaagaaaataagaaaataaaagtatagaCAGACACCGGCACACACTTCTAGTGGGTCATCTTTTAGAGGGACTACTTTTGTATGATTATGATATACATTCTGTAACAAGGGGTAactgaggaaaacaaataattgtcacaatgtttgctttaaaaagaGTCATACAATATTTGAAATTTGAACCAAGCAAAAGAAGAAGGCTGATGGATTGTATGATTGCCCTTCTTCCACTATTAATAATTAGTGATTGATAgtgttttaaagtgttaaagGAAAAGCTGAAAATGCACCATAGAACTGATTTTTGGGTTTTGAAATGAGCGAGAAAATGGAGTTATGTACAAGCTGGATAAACCTTAAATCAAGCATGGTTGTAATTTACTATGTACACATGCTCTAGGCTCCAAAATCTGCTTAATACTCAAAACTTTTGGTAAGGTATCACTTCTAAAGCATATGCAGGATTATTTGATGATGACTGCAGTAACAAACGATCagctttcttcctctctttgcttCCTTTCTAGCCACCACCACACAATATGAGCAACACACCCGTCCAGGAGCCCCCTGCCGAGGAATCGTCCTCAGGCAGTGGGCAGACATTACCCTCCCGACCCCTACAGCCGATCTCTGATCCCTCCTCTGCTAAAAGAGTATGTTTCTACAAAAGCGGAGACTATAAATTCAGTGGACATCGCATGGTCATCAATGCCCGCACCTTCAAGTCGTTTGATGCTCTCCTGGATGCTCTGTCCAGGAAAGTACCTCTGCCATTTGGAGTGAGGACCATCACCACACCTCGCGGGACCAACCAGGTTAAGGCTTTAGATGACTTACATGATGGCGGATCGTATGTGTGTTCTGATCACAAACGGGTGAAGCCATTAAACCTGCACGAGGTCAACCGGCGGCAGGTACCGTGGAATGCCACCAGACCCTTCAGCGCAGTGCGACGAAGACAACAAGGACCCCAGATTGGTTCGTTTGGTAGAAGGAATGAAGTCATCACAAGCAGGCCAGCAAAGATCACGGAACGGGTGGCGGTACGGACACCAAAGAGGCTCGTGGTCATCAGTAATAGGGATCCCACTTTTAAACGCACAATTGTGCTCCAGAGAAGAACAGCACCAACATTTGATGCTTTACTGGATTACCTCTCCCAGATCCTGCAGTTCCCAGTGCTGAAACTCTTCTCTACAGATGGCAGAAGAGTAAGTACTTGGGAAACGGAAAAAGGTGTATGATTGTGGATCAATGCTGATTCAAagcaataactaaaaaaatattataagcAGCCTCTTTTGTGGAATTGGTGTAGCCTTGTCTGGTCTATATGACGTTTTAATGGGTAAATGTGGTAAATatagtttgttattttgtaaaatactaTTATTTTGTATTGGCTTTCTTTCCAAGAGTAAGTTGAGAAGATTGATCCCACTGTCATATCTGTAAAATCAACATAAAGCTGCAGCCAGCagtcggttagcttagcttagcataaagactagaaacaggcAACCATGGGGAAGCCAGGAAGTAACTGTGCCCTGAAAATAAATACTCCTGCACCACCGGCTGTTAAACTAcaaaaaacttaattttacacttgggtttttgtacagattaaacaaaaatagACACAATGTAGTTGAGCTTTAGAAGTATTGGTAGATGGATTTTCTTAACTTCAGACAGAGCCAGGAGAGCTGTTTCTCCGTGTTACCAGTCGTAATGCTAAGGTAAGCTAACCAGTTGTTGGCTCCAGCTTCATGTTCGAACAGatagacatgagagtggtatcaatattCTCAAGACAAATAtgcatgtttcccaaaatgcatttctttaaagTCACCATGAAACGAAAGTTAGAGCCACTTAAGCTCAGTAATGTGACCTATTTCCAAGTGAAACTAATTATGTAAGCAAAGTTTAGTTTAAATGAAATCCTTCAGATTTGGGTTGGGGTTTAGCAAGGTGTGTTCACCTCCACCCAAACCTCCCTAAAGCGCTTCGTTGGATGAGGAGGACGAGGGAGAAACCAAACGAATAAATTAGTCCATGACGATGTTTTTGGGAAATGTGAACAACATTTTTGCCAACTGGAGTCCTTACTCTGAAAGCTACCTGACGGCAGACAGTATTGATATTGGTGCGGTATGTGATGGGTGGGGTTTAGCTAACCCCAAATCACATTGGCTCCCAAGTTTAAGATGAGTCCCCCAAaatattttctacatttcacAGGAAATCACACAGATTTTGATACAAAAGGAACAAATCAAATTGTGATGATTGTTTGACATATTTAGTGAAGAGAGAAATGATCAAATAACACAGGGACACAAGAGCAGAATTTGGTcattatatttttcactttgagTATTTAACTAAGAATAGTTTATGGGACTTCTATTAGCACCATGACGTTTGAAGCCATAGTATAtctgttgttgtctttgaaTATACTTTCTATTGAAGGATACTGAAGACTATACAGTATTAAGCAAAGCTCTGTCTGTGTTACACAAATAGGTTAGTATTTATAGTCTGCAAGGCTGCAGAAAGCTTAAGGCAAACAGACACAACCGACGTCATTGTAGTGAGGAAACATCAGTTGATAAAACAACCAACTTACTCTTTGGctccagagctttcaactgtATCAAACGGTCAGTTTCCTCAGTTATCATGGAACTGTAGTAAGTaagttttgaataaaaaacatatatagtgGGTGattctatatatttatgttcCTATTATGGGCTTAATGTCCCCTGTAGTTTATATATTTCAGGAATTAGCAAGGTGTTACCCATGTTACTTTCCACATTCTAAGTATTCCAAGAAGTGCTTTCAAAATCTCTACCCCATACTGAGTTATCTCCGTAATCCCTCTTTCCGTGAGTCCTTTAACAGGAccagacttcctgtttgtttcttaaataaCATCCTCATTGGCTTTTGCATCGCAGCGGCTTATTTTTCCTGGGGCCTACACAGTTAACATAGTGACAATACAGAAGTACACATTACTCACACTACTCATCATAACTTGACTAACTGGCTCCAACTGAATCTACCATGAACTAAGAGATAAGTATCACAATTTAACATAGAATGCCCACTCAAAAAGAAAGCACATTGTGCACAGTGTTGAGAACCTTTATGTACCTTAATGCACTTTATTCCTTATCTTCTGTGATCGCTGGTCTGCTTTAGGACAATATGTGGCCCAAAGAAATGTCAagcaatttatatatttataatgtataataaaaatacTTATAATGACTTATATGACTTATAACCTcaagtattatatataatactatataactAAAAACAATTCTGCAAGAATCATTTTGTGTTAGATAGATGTaggtttttctttactttgtttaaaGCACTAAATGACCACATAAAGTAACTTATAATCACTATATAGTGCATTTTAACAGtgattataatacattataaaagattatactgtagtacaatTATGGGAAAAATAATACACTATAAATCTTCAGCATTCAGCAAATATAAGTATTTAATACTTGACCTTATAggtcattataaaatgctttattatgtgttatgattattgttagaaagcataatgaatattttaatgCTTATAACTATAGTTATACAGctctataaacagattataatgcattataagtaagtttataatgcattatagacaacGGTTTCATAGACAGTGTTACCAAAGTTTCTCCTCAGTTTTCATCTAAATAGGAGTGCAATACATAGTGAACGCATGTATGCAACCAATTTAAATTGCCTAGTGTAATGAAAATGGTTTCTGCTCCTCTTCTAGATCGATGGCCTCTCTGGGCTCATCCTGTGCTCTGGAGTTGTTGTGGCAGCAGGCAGCGAGCCATTCAGATTAGGAAACTACAGTTTTCACGGAGATGGCCAGATGGCACAAATAATGCACATGGATACTGTGGAATCATCTTTGTTGCAGCCCAGAACCCGTAAGTTATCGTCAGTACAACTGTAAATTGACATATGACTGTCTTAATGTTAAACGTCCATGTGGTCCTCTTATTATCTAGAACAGACAGTATTTGGAAATGTAAGGACcacaaaaaaagtatgaaaactTTACAGCGGTTgaacattttcactgaacagatgCATATATTTTGTTAGCGCTTATATTTCTTAATGGTAGCTAGTGATATTATTTCTAGTGGCATCTAGCTGTTGCAGATACTTTTGGTTTAATCTGCCCTAGTTTTGAGATATTTATCACTCAGTTTTCCTGCTTCGACCTCAATACAATGCAATCAACCCCTGAAAggatattaaaatgaatatgagTGCTCCATTTTTAATGTTCTAAcatatgattttctttttgtctcttccctctctttcacaAACACTTCCAACCAAAGAGAACAACAAATCTTTGTCGAGTGGAAGAGGCTCAAGGAATTTTTCCTTATCATCAGAGAGATATATTGTCAACCAGATAAAAAAGTCTAGAAATGGAAGCACCAACAGCCAGTCGCATCACCACGGCAGATCATTTGAAACAGAGGTCAACCATCATCCCGCATCCTTGGAGACGTGTGGAACCGGGACGGTAAATAATGAGCATCATGCTTGCGTCGTACCTCAGGACGATGACATTGAAAAGTCCTTCCGTGTGAATCAGGACGGCAGCATGACAGTGGAGATGAAAGTCCGTCTGACCattaaagaggaggagatgctcCACTGGACCACCACGCTCAGCCGCTCCAGCCTTAGCAAGGGCACAATTTGTGCCTCCATTTCTGAGTCGGGCAACAGCTCACCTGACTCAAACAACGCCTTTGCCAAAGGTTCTTCTAGCGCCAGTGACGATGAGACGAGAGAGGAGAACCATCCCGCCGGAGCTGGAAAGGGTGTAGGCGTTCAGGGCCAGCAAGCATATGAGGGCTACTCTTCCATGGCTTTGGGAAAAGCAAAAACTGGTTTCAAACGCACTCCTACACCTGGCCCTCGGCACGTTACGAAGAAGGCGTCTGTAGAGAGTGTTAAGACGGTGACAGAGTCAGGGGTTCAAGAGAGCACCCTGGGACATTATTCCTACATGGAGAGGACGGCTGATGGTGAGAAGACTGAGGGATACTGCATTCTCAgacacagcaacagcagcaacaacaggcCAATCCCCAAACCTAGGCAAACGACGTCTGCAGGGGCGAGCAACAAAGGCTCCAACTCCTCCGACAGGTCGTCAGGAGCGGCCGAAGTTCTTCAGATACAGAATAACGGGATGGAGGTGACAGAAACTGTGATGCATATTTATGAGAGTCAAGGCTGCTACGACAACTATTATGCAAATGAGGAATACAGCGCAGACAGTGTACCATTGCATGGTTCCAAACCGTCCACTGAATCAGGAATGCATTCATCCAGGAATGATTGTGATATAGATTTTAGCTGGCAGCCACCTACTACTCACacacaacaaagacagaaagaggagatgTTGTCATTGTCATCAGAGCCAGTAACTCCAACATGTGAGATTACTGCAACAAGCTCGAAAATACACGACacagtaaaaaatgtcaaaactccTAAAAGTGAGACGAAGAAAAAGACGACTAAACCTGTTCAGAATAAGGAGAGTTCAACTTCAACGAGCAGctcagataaaaagaaaaaacaaagcatagTTAGCCCTCCGAAAAATAGCAAACACTCATCTACAGACAAGCTCAGCAGCAATGGCAATGTGGGGAAAAAGACTTTAAGTTCATCGGAAAGTATTAAAAGTGGTAAAAAGAGTAGAGGAGCAGAAAAGCCTCAAATTAAGAAAGCGAATAAGGATGAAAAGATGCCCAAGAAAGAGCAAGCCTTATTAAATGAGAGAAGGACCCCACCTAAAAGACTTAACATTAGTAAAACAGCTGCTAAAGATAATGGCCATAATGTAAATACTCCAACTGGGAGACCTCAAATGAAGAAGAACTTGTCAGACATTTTACAACCCAATAAATCACCTTTGCCAGCCAAAAAGACAATTAGTAAGCCCAAATCCTTGAATGAAAGCAGAATACCAACTCCTAAAAAGTCTTTAGAGTTGAGTGAGAGTGTGATTCCTTCTCTCAATCCTTCCCCCTCTGAAATCCACCAATATGTTGAGAACTGGTTGGAGAAAGTCAGCCCAGACCCAGTGCCATACAACGAGGAGGCCATCGCAGATACATCACAGCCTCAAACAAAGGTTGTGTTCAAGATCGGCGGTGATTCTGAATCAGATGAACAGACGAAAAGCCAGACTCCTTCAGAGGAGTTTTATCCATATCCCGCTGATGCTATGAAGAAATCAGCTTCAGTAACTCATTGTCTTGAAGCTAAAGCTTTGCTGCACAGTGAACAATTTGCGAgaggtttgtgtgtttccatgcCGAGTGTCAGAGTCGATCCTGTGCAACAGGAGGCCGGACTGAGGCCCAACAAATCTGCAGAGGCCATTGGTCTGGCTGACAATAGATCACCTTCATCTACATCCAACGTTTTGGatccaaaaacaaatacaaaacatgtcCTGCATGAACTTTATTCTTCTATTCACTGTATCAGAAGTGCATGTGAAGCCAACACATCCAACCTTGAGAAGTCCAACAGCCTTCCTAATTTCTCAACACAAGTGGCGTCAGTGTTCGGCTCGTCGTGTAAAGCCTTCATGTCATTCTTATCAGTGATGACTCTGCGAGATAACCTAACCCCATCTGCGCTGGGAGACGGCAACCAATCCGAGGCCATGCTGATGATGGAGTCCCTGCAGAAAATTTCGGCCATCGATGacgaggaggagctgagggcgAGTTTGACGAATCTGCAGAGTAGAGCGTCTTCTCAGTTCAGAGACCGGTGGAAGGATTTCCAGATTCTGAGAGAGAGGCTCGAAAGTGAGCCGCTGTCTTCCAAATTTTCAGAAACAGAATTCGCCCTGGATGTTCTCTCCGAAGCGGGCGACGCATTTGAGGAACTTCAGGAGCTGATGGATGAGCTGAATATGCCTCAAGACCTCAGAGCAGAGATTTCTTCAACAATCCAACAAGCTAAAAGTTTTTACCCCGTAGAGGAGAGCACTTTTGTAGAAAACGAAAGAAACAATTCGGACTCAGAGGAAGATGTGGAACAATTTGTGGAAGAATGCAACAATGACACAAAACCTGATACTACCTCCACAGCTGAGGACATTACTCAGATAGAACAGGGTAATGATAATGGAGAGACAGATAACTTAGAGAAAAGGCAATCTGTGTGTTCTGAACATGCAAAAATGACGCCCGAGTCAAAGCAAGAACATGATAAAGAACCAGAAATATCACAGACGGAAAGAGATGAGCCCTTAAGAGACAAGGAAGAAGTTGAGGAGGATAGGGAGGTGGAGAATGACAGAGAGGATggacaaacaaaagagacagatgCTGATGgtgaagaaagggaggaaagggaggaagaggcagaagaGGGGGCATTGACAGAAGTGGATGACAAGGGGCAAGAAGATTGGGAAGCAGAAAAGGTAagtgtagaggaggaggaggaggaggaggaagagatgacagtggatgaggaggaagatgggGAGAAATTAGAAGAAGCAGAGGCGGTATTAATGGATGGAGAAGTTCAAGAAGCAATAGAAGAGGATAGTGTTGAGGAgacagatgagagagagggTGATGAGGAAGCggaggaaggggaggatgaGGCTGAtgagggagaaaagggagaggaggagaagaggcaaGGGGAAGAGACTGAAGAAGAGGCAGGTGAGGTTATTGAGGAATccgatgaagaagaggaagcaggGAATATTAAAGAAGTGGACGAAGATGAGGCTATAggggagacagatggagaggaagTAGGAATTATCATtgaagaagcagaggaggaggaggaggaggaagaagaagaagaggaggaagaggcagaTGTTGTTACTGAAGACAttgaggaggaagcagaggaagatACTGAGGTTATGGAGGAGGAaaatgatgaggaagaggaaattaAGGAAGTTATtgaggagaaaggggaggaagaggacttagaaaatataattgaaGAGAttcaggaggaggaagaggaggatgatgaggacgaGGATACAGATGAACTTAATAAGAAACATGTAGATGGGGAGGTTTTTGAGGagaaggatgaggaagaggaaaaaacagaggTTTGTGAGGAAAAcagtgaggaggaagatgaggaagaagaagagagagaacaagtgGTGGTGGAGGATGGGGAGGATGTTGAGGTCATAAatatagaagaagaagaagaagaagaagaagaagaagaagaagaagaagaagaagaagaagaagaagaatgggtGGGTAcagatgaggaagatgaaggagaggaaagtatggaagaggaagaaaagtgtgatgagggagaggagaacaggaaagagatggaggaaacaGTAAAAAGTCTTGAGGATGAATcagtaggagagagagaagttgcagagcaaattaaagaaaatatgaaaacaggGCAAATTTTAG is a window of Anoplopoma fimbria isolate UVic2021 breed Golden Eagle Sablefish chromosome 3, Afim_UVic_2022, whole genome shotgun sequence DNA encoding:
- the LOC129089368 gene encoding oxygen-regulated protein 1, producing the protein MSNTPVQEPPAEESSSGSGQTLPSRPLQPISDPSSAKRVCFYKSGDYKFSGHRMVINARTFKSFDALLDALSRKVPLPFGVRTITTPRGTNQVKALDDLHDGGSYVCSDHKRVKPLNLHEVNRRQVPWNATRPFSAVRRRQQGPQIGSFGRRNEVITSRPAKITERVAVRTPKRLVVISNRDPTFKRTIVLQRRTAPTFDALLDYLSQILQFPVLKLFSTDGRRIDGLSGLILCSGVVVAAGSEPFRLGNYSFHGDGQMAQIMHMDTVESSLLQPRTQNNKSLSSGRGSRNFSLSSERYIVNQIKKSRNGSTNSQSHHHGRSFETEVNHHPASLETCGTGTVNNEHHACVVPQDDDIEKSFRVNQDGSMTVEMKVRLTIKEEEMLHWTTTLSRSSLSKGTICASISESGNSSPDSNNAFAKGSSSASDDETREENHPAGAGKGVGVQGQQAYEGYSSMALGKAKTGFKRTPTPGPRHVTKKASVESVKTVTESGVQESTLGHYSYMERTADGEKTEGYCILRHSNSSNNRPIPKPRQTTSAGASNKGSNSSDRSSGAAEVLQIQNNGMEVTETVMHIYESQGCYDNYYANEEYSADSVPLHGSKPSTESGMHSSRNDCDIDFSWQPPTTHTQQRQKEEMLSLSSEPVTPTCEITATSSKIHDTVKNVKTPKSETKKKTTKPVQNKESSTSTSSSDKKKKQSIVSPPKNSKHSSTDKLSSNGNVGKKTLSSSESIKSGKKSRGAEKPQIKKANKDEKMPKKEQALLNERRTPPKRLNISKTAAKDNGHNVNTPTGRPQMKKNLSDILQPNKSPLPAKKTISKPKSLNESRIPTPKKSLELSESVIPSLNPSPSEIHQYVENWLEKVSPDPVPYNEEAIADTSQPQTKVVFKIGGDSESDEQTKSQTPSEEFYPYPADAMKKSASVTHCLEAKALLHSEQFARGLCVSMPSVRVDPVQQEAGLRPNKSAEAIGLADNRSPSSTSNVLDPKTNTKHVLHELYSSIHCIRSACEANTSNLEKSNSLPNFSTQVASVFGSSCKAFMSFLSVMTLRDNLTPSALGDGNQSEAMLMMESLQKISAIDDEEELRASLTNLQSRASSQFRDRWKDFQILRERLESEPLSSKFSETEFALDVLSEAGDAFEELQELMDELNMPQDLRAEISSTIQQAKSFYPVEESTFVENERNNSDSEEDVEQFVEECNNDTKPDTTSTAEDITQIEQGNDNGETDNLEKRQSVCSEHAKMTPESKQEHDKEPEISQTERDEPLRDKEEVEEDREVENDREDGQTKETDADGEEREEREEEAEEGALTEVDDKGQEDWEAEKVSVEEEEEEEEEMTVDEEEDGEKLEEAEAVLMDGEVQEAIEEDSVEETDEREGDEEAEEGEDEADEGEKGEEEKRQGEETEEEAGEVIEESDEEEEEVGIIIEEAEEEEEEEEEEEEEEADVVTEDIEEEAEEDTEVMEEENDEEEEIKEVIEEKGEEEDLENIIEEIQEEEEEDDEDEDTDELNKKHVDGEVFEEKDEEEEKTEVCEENSEEEDEEEEEREQVVVEDGEDVEVINIEEEEEEEEEEEEEEEEEEEEEWVGTDEEDEGEESMEEEEKCDEGEENRKEMEETVKSLEDESVGEREVAEQIKENMKTGQILDDKEREDDEEENESNELNDGLEEMEEQKSKDEVEKENASEDADSTAGSTDCKNLLEEASYLQQQSSCDEANAEAKVSERNTDSATKYSSECQCEDDKGNGTDTVNEFETDEGGDPHEQGSDAQQHPVEISQELLDFVNSALQSSSLIFTYDDRGNVRIEPDSARVTQAKQWVIPKSQKDNSYGLKCLPSPSTSSLSDYRPDTSESGGYKTQDSVDIVTDSGEEASLACRGKTDIPIGGTNVERADSKQSDASNTEVLQNSQVKSGGSFSSHGSGTKASKEDLSYFSAGSSQKADTEPAAEAPQCISVTPEKDSADGVLIDQGRWLLKENHLIRKSPPVSVGMYSHLDSTSIDEGQENSSEESPSHCNTKHNPLEAISSSELEEMAKPQTPKCTYFNMPHGSDSDPFLDDTSVKSGKRDASSVRGRCFRVSPTIDTSRTWANRNGSMSSFASVEFKIADRKVHPDGESSAVTRGRRASSGGGSELQAQGSRNTLRVRCSQYCPIL